Genomic segment of Bacteroides stercoris ATCC 43183:
TTGGAAGCTTGTGACATATCAGCCAATGTACCACCCTTGAAGTCTGTCATCAACTGACCGGCAGCATTGTAATAATATCCGCTGGCATTACCGTTCCAACGCCAGTCACCCCAAGAGAACATACCGTTGATGTCCAACCATCTCAACGGGCGGATTGCAAAGTCAAGCTCAACACCCAAATGGTTGGCATTGGCTCCAGTCATATTCAAGGTATAACGATCCTTGATGTTCTGTCCATCCACATTATAGTCAAAATCGCCAGAATCATACAAAGCCTTATCCATCCAACGGGTGTAATAGGCATTGAGGTTGGCTGTGAATATGCCGCTACGATAGCCGTAACCAACTTCGAAAGACATGATTTTTTCGTTCTTGGCATCTTCGTTGCGGGCATGAGAGTTTTGCGAATTAACGAAAGAGGTATCGAACATTGGAGCACGGGTGATGAAACCAGCATTGATGAACACGTTATTCTTTTCATTAAGATTGTAGTTAACACCACCCTTTATGTTTCCACCCAAATAGTTCTTGGTATCGGATTTAGCCTTGTCCTTGCTATAGTACATACGATCGTAACGCCAATAACCGGTGTTGGAAAGACCACCGGAAACGAATGCGCTGAGCTTGTCGCGATTGTACTCAAGCTGTGCGAATGCGCCCTCGGACATTACAAAACCATCGTAGTCGCGGTAATATACATCACCCACACCCAACTTCTGGTTCTTGAAATTGGGGTCAGCAGCTGCCGGATTATTCTCGGCCAAAATTTTACCACGATTTTCAGCATCGATAAAATAGTCGCCGCCGAAAAGGTCTACAATGACATTCTGATGCAAACCTTTATAATAGCGTAAATCGATACCGCCATAGAAGTCGAAGTTTTCACCAAACTTGGTGGTATAAGTAGAAAGCAATCCGTACCACATGTGGTTGTTCATAGACTTACCCATAATCATCTTGGAACCAGTGGTGCTGGTTTCATTCAAAGCTTCTACCTCGTCGTAAGCGAAAGTTCCGTCTGCTTCGCGGAAATCATTGTTCACCAATCCGTTACTTGCACCATACCAACGGCTACGGTTGGCAGCGTCACCCGAACCGCTGTAACCGTTACCACGACCGATGGATACGTACAATGCCGTACTCAAACTTGATTTGCGGTCTATCTGCCACAAGTGGTTCAGTGAAATCTGCGGTTTATGATAGGAGTTTCTGGACGAGTTGTATGCCTGCCCATTTCTGTAACCGAAAGTCGGGTTGTATCTATAAGGGCTTTTCTCACCCATATATTTCTGCACGCGCTGCCATTCCTTGATGGTGAGTCCGTTCTGGTTGTTGCGCTGATTGTGCCACTGCGGAGCACCGAACGCAGTAAGAGACAACTGGTGATTGTCGTTGAAACGCTTAGCGATGCTGGCAAACCAGTTGTAACCTTCGAAATCCGTACCCTGGATGTATCCGTCGCCCCAGGTCTTACCACCCAGCAACGTGAATGCCCAGCCATCTTTGGACAGACCAGACGATACGCTGAAAAGGATTTTATTGTAACCGTCGTTACCCATGCCGTAAGATACGAATCCGCCTCTCTTGGCTTCCGTACTCTTTGTTACGATGTTAATAGAACCGCCCACTGCCGGAACAGATACTTTGGCAGCACCCAAACCGCGCTGTACCTGCATGCTACGGGTTACATCGGACAGTCCGGCCCAGTTGGACCAGTACACCTTCTGATTCTCCATACCGTTCATAGGCACACCGTTAATCATCATAGCCACGTTCTCACTCTTGAAACCGCGGATACGTGTTTGGGCATCACCATAACCACCACCGTCTTTAGTGGTATAGATACCCGGAGTGGATTTCAGAATTTCGGGAAACTCCTGCGAACCGAGTTTTTCTTCAATGAACACCGGGTCTACGGTAGATACCGCTACCGGAGTTTTACGAGCCACTGCAACGGACGATGTAATCGTCACATCCGACAGCATCACTGCATCAGGTTGCATCTTGATGGTCCCCAACTCTACGGAAGCGCCTTTCTGTGTAATCTTTTTCTTCTGGTCTTTATAACCGATGTATTTGAAAAGTAATGTGGCATTCGAAGCAACGCTTTGCTTGAAATAGCCGTCAATGTCGGTCACGGAACCTTGAGTGGTTCCCTCTACCATAACGGCAGCACCTACCAAAGGTTCGCCGGTTTCAGCGTCGACAAGCTGACCATGCACTGTGGTCTGAGCCCATGCTGCGGAAGTAAATACCAACAACACGGCAACCAACAGAAATTGAATTAGATGTTTTCTCATAATTCTGCTTTTTGTTAATAGATAGTGTTAATTAAAGTTTAAAATGATATTGAGTTGCAAATATACTATTTATATATCAAATAATTATTACGTTTGCACTACATTTTTTCAGCCTAATAAAGTATTCTAAAAACTTTTTAAAAAAAAGAAACTCCACAAATATCTTGCAGAGTTTCTTTTTATTACAGATAAAGCAGGTATACTTTCAGTTTAAAACCCGGACTAATCATTCATTAACTTTCTATAACGAACGCGAGTAGGTTCTTCCTTACCCAAACGTTTCAGTTTATTTTCTTCGTACTCCGAATAGGAGCCTTCAAAGAAAAATACATTAGAATCGCCTTCAAATGCAAGAATATGCGTACAGATACGGTCGAGGAACCAACGGTCGTGACTGATGACAACAGCACATCCGGCAAAATCCTCAAGACCTTCTTCGAGAGCACGCAGTGTATTGACGTCAATGTCATTGGTAGGTTCGTCAAGAAGCAACACATTGCCTTCTTCCTTGAGACAAAGAGCCAGGTGAAGACGGTTGCGCTCACCGCCGGAAAGTACACCGCAAAGCTTTTCCTGATCTGCACCGGAAAAATTGAAACGCGACAAGTAGGCACGGGCATTGATATCGCGCCCACCCATGCGGATGAGGTCGTTGCCGCCGGAAATTACCTGATAAACGCTCTTATTGGGATCGATATCCTTGTGCTGCTGGTCCACATAGGCTACTTTTACGGTCTCTCCTACCTCGAACTCGCCACTATCGGGCGTATCCAGCCCCATAATAAGGCGGAAAAGGGTGGTTTTACCCGCTCCGTTAGGACCAATGATGCCTACAATACCATTAGGCGGCAACATGAAGTTAAGGTCGTCAAACAAGAGTTTGTCGCCAAAAGCTTTTGCTACATGCTTAGCCTCAATAACCTTGTTGCCCAGACGGGGACCGTTGGGGATGAAGATTTCGAGCTTCTCTTCTTTCTCCTTCACGTCTTCGTTCAGCAGTTTGTCGTAAGAGTTCAGACGGGCTTTTCCCTTTGCCTGACGGGCTTTGGGAGCCATACGCACCCACTCCAGCTCGCGTTCCAGCGTCTTGCGGCGTTTGCTGGCAGTCTTTTCTTCCTGCTCCATGCGCTTGGTCTTTTGTTCGAGCCAGCTGGAGTAGTTGCCTTTCCAGGGAATACCTTCGCCACGATCGAGTTCAAGTATCCAGCCTGCCACATGGTCAAGGAAGTACCGGTCGTGAGTTACAGCAATTACCGTACCTTCGTACTGCTGCAAGTGCTGCTCCAGCCAGTCGATGGATTCGGCATCAAGGTGGTTGGTAGGCTCATCGAGGAGCAGTATGTCGGGCTTTTGAAGCAACAGACGACAGAGCGCCACACGACGGCGTTCACCACCGGAAAGATGTTCTACCGACTGGTCTTCGGGTGGACAACGAAGCGCATCCATCGCACGCTCCAGCTTACTGTCGAGATTCCAGGCATCGGTAGCGTCGATGATGTCCTGCAGCTCCGCCTGACGGGTGAAGAGCTTGTCCATCTTGTCCTGATCTTCGTAGTATTCGGGCAGTCCGAACTTCTGATTGATTTCCTCGTACTCTGCCAGCGCATCTACAATGGGCTGTACGCCTTCCATCACCACTTCTTTCACTGTCTTCGCGGGATCGAGGTAAGGCTCCTGAGCCAAATATCCTACCGAATATCCGGGCGAGAACACCACTTCGCCCTGATAGGATTTGTCCAAGCCGGCGATAATCTTCAGCAAGGTCGATTTACCCGAACCGTTCAAACCGATGATACCGATTTTCGCTCCGTAGAAGAACGAGAGGTAGATGTTCTTCAACACCTGCTTATTGTTCTGCTGAATGGTCTTGTTCAGCCCTACCATAGAAAAGATAATTTTCTTATCGTCTACTGTTGCCATGTGAGTTAAGTATAAATATAAAGTATAAAATATAATGTTCGAGATGAAGTGTGAGACTCCTGCACACGAAATTTCGGTACAAAGATAAGAAAAAAAGCGAAAATCTTTTGCAACTTTCAAAAAAGTATCTATCTTTGCACTCGCTTAACAGCAATAAGGATTGATTCGCTAGCTCAGCAGGTAGAGCACAACACTTTTAATGTTGGGGTCTTGGGTTCGAGCCCCAAGCGGATCACTTAGGAGAAATGAAAATACTCCGGCAAACTAAGACAAAGCTCTTTAAACCAGTGGTTTAAAGAGCTTTTTTCTTACCCGCCTACGACAGAAAAAAGACCTCAAAAAGCGGGTCAACGTAACAATCTGAGGGATTTTATATTTAAGCATATAATTTAGCAAGTCTATATAAGAAAAAAGCTCTATCTCTTACTCCTCTGAACTGTGCTCTAAATGCTTTGATTTTAGCATTGAATGACTCTGCTGCGGCATTGGTTGCCCTCCTTTCAAAGAAATTGATTATATCCAGATAATGTGTTTGTATAGAACGTGCGACCCTTCCAAAGGTGAGGAACCCTGATTTATCTACTTCATCATACCACCTTGCCAGCCTTGTCAAAGCAATATCCTTAAACTTACACTGATGATAGATTAAGCCTAACCGCATAGACAGATAATATCCTTTCTTTATATCGGGATATTCCTTGAAAAGAATTTCAGCCCGTATTCTTTGAGACTGAGTCCATAAGGATTCCTTCTTGTAAAGCAGATAAATACTTCTCGCTAACAACTGCTTTCTTGTATCTCCATTAGCGAAAACAGGTGCATGATACATCTTTCCACAGGCCTTTGCATAAGCAATCTGAGTGGACTCTTCATCCAAAGCCTCCCAGCGAGCTTTTACACGCATCT
This window contains:
- the ettA gene encoding energy-dependent translational throttle protein EttA, whose translation is MATVDDKKIIFSMVGLNKTIQQNNKQVLKNIYLSFFYGAKIGIIGLNGSGKSTLLKIIAGLDKSYQGEVVFSPGYSVGYLAQEPYLDPAKTVKEVVMEGVQPIVDALAEYEEINQKFGLPEYYEDQDKMDKLFTRQAELQDIIDATDAWNLDSKLERAMDALRCPPEDQSVEHLSGGERRRVALCRLLLQKPDILLLDEPTNHLDAESIDWLEQHLQQYEGTVIAVTHDRYFLDHVAGWILELDRGEGIPWKGNYSSWLEQKTKRMEQEEKTASKRRKTLERELEWVRMAPKARQAKGKARLNSYDKLLNEDVKEKEEKLEIFIPNGPRLGNKVIEAKHVAKAFGDKLLFDDLNFMLPPNGIVGIIGPNGAGKTTLFRLIMGLDTPDSGEFEVGETVKVAYVDQQHKDIDPNKSVYQVISGGNDLIRMGGRDINARAYLSRFNFSGADQEKLCGVLSGGERNRLHLALCLKEEGNVLLLDEPTNDIDVNTLRALEEGLEDFAGCAVVISHDRWFLDRICTHILAFEGDSNVFFFEGSYSEYEENKLKRLGKEEPTRVRYRKLMND
- a CDS encoding TonB-dependent receptor, whose protein sequence is MRKHLIQFLLVAVLLVFTSAAWAQTTVHGQLVDAETGEPLVGAAVMVEGTTQGSVTDIDGYFKQSVASNATLLFKYIGYKDQKKKITQKGASVELGTIKMQPDAVMLSDVTITSSVAVARKTPVAVSTVDPVFIEEKLGSQEFPEILKSTPGIYTTKDGGGYGDAQTRIRGFKSENVAMMINGVPMNGMENQKVYWSNWAGLSDVTRSMQVQRGLGAAKVSVPAVGGSINIVTKSTEAKRGGFVSYGMGNDGYNKILFSVSSGLSKDGWAFTLLGGKTWGDGYIQGTDFEGYNWFASIAKRFNDNHQLSLTAFGAPQWHNQRNNQNGLTIKEWQRVQKYMGEKSPYRYNPTFGYRNGQAYNSSRNSYHKPQISLNHLWQIDRKSSLSTALYVSIGRGNGYSGSGDAANRSRWYGASNGLVNNDFREADGTFAYDEVEALNETSTTGSKMIMGKSMNNHMWYGLLSTYTTKFGENFDFYGGIDLRYYKGLHQNVIVDLFGGDYFIDAENRGKILAENNPAAADPNFKNQKLGVGDVYYRDYDGFVMSEGAFAQLEYNRDKLSAFVSGGLSNTGYWRYDRMYYSKDKAKSDTKNYLGGNIKGGVNYNLNEKNNVFINAGFITRAPMFDTSFVNSQNSHARNEDAKNEKIMSFEVGYGYRSGIFTANLNAYYTRWMDKALYDSGDFDYNVDGQNIKDRYTLNMTGANANHLGVELDFAIRPLRWLDINGMFSWGDWRWNGNASGYYYNAAGQLMTDFKGGTLADMSQASNYKANIKMDNVYVGGSAQTTAALGVNIRPMKGLRISADWNFFARNFADYDIDAGNAGFGDEIVVVSPWEIPSYSTFDLSAGYSFDFGKVRATLSGNVNNLFDQEYIADARDGGSHNWETATRVLYGFGRTYSVRLKFNF